One part of the Ornithodoros turicata isolate Travis chromosome 2, ASM3712646v1, whole genome shotgun sequence genome encodes these proteins:
- the LOC135384082 gene encoding neprilysin-1-like, with protein MKRERILLSPGRPLDHLGRKPSCTGAMLSPPFSTDERHTGALKWKLASIATPTVFALLLLAAITVAMSRSSSRKKREYHLCDTKGCKEFARMLTNSLSTKQNPCNNFYKYVCDGWLREQSESVYERHINYFLDLLAYTLSISVPQRGQTAGDKAARFFQTCRKVSTSPRGELIEFRKILEGCSVYWPKVVDEADVLKSLVCLTKRLMLENLLTIRKIFQDGSPAIYISSGQALTTFYKRSTVIQSLKKYRQYYESLQNAARAPGTEDKHLLDYTQFVSYESRIFQSLMTFATHANTEVRTDVATLAKLTPEISSGRWSSLFKLELDVSENTTVIMNEEDSNYMRAFSNLTTTVGEEYLHHEVGWIAFQVLSPFISKDLLEIYSGVRHTDSLTPDLDLQSTTNCLTLTEYFMGWATYTKLLGREDARTIWQDINHIVDDVGAATFRRINSSDMANGYTYEGSELWKLLNRMLRSEVLFARPLLLENTLSDLKYMGPVLSENWLRVVNASAWMNNATIADIVRTSFISHIVWNDQLTYDFYNVQRGEYLFPPYALVLPLYAHSVTQAVKYAALGSIVGAAALHLANYSSLNRDAVSCVNGTLKGEQDEWHLWTIAASVRVAWDAFHAANERRRDSRLEGLSQYSPEEIFFMSTCYIHCGQPEQPGSDSRCNEPLKHNPDFSKVFDCRVGSLMNPAKKCPLFLDE; from the coding sequence CGCGAAAGAATATTGCTGTCACCAGGCAGACCACTGGACCATTTGGGGAGGAAACCCTCTTGCACGGGAGCTATGCTGTCACCACCATTTTCCACGGACGAGAGACATACAGGCGCGCTGAAGTGGAAACTTGCCTCCATAGCAACTCCCACGGTATTTGCCTTGTTACTCCTCGCTGCTATCACCGTCGCCATGTCTCGATCCTCTAGTCGCAAGAAAAGAGAATACCACCTCTGCGACACGAAAGGATGTAAGGAATTTGCTAGGATGCTTACGAACAGCCTGAGCACGAAACAGAACCCGTGCAATAACTTTTACAAGTACGTTTGCGACGGCTGGCTTCGAGAACAGTCCGAGTCCGTTTATGAGCGGCACATCAATTACTTCCTCGACCTTTTGGCATACACACTTTCCATCTCCGTTCCACAGCGTGGGCAGACTGCAGGTGATAAAGCAGCTCGGTTCTTCCAGACCTGCAGAAAGGTGTCCACATCACCGAGGGGAGAATTGATAGAGTTTCGGAAGATCCTGGAAGGGTGCAGCGTTTACTGGCCGAAGGTAGTAGACGAGGCAGACGTTCTCAAATCTTTGGTGTGTCTCACCAAACGACTAATGCTGGAAAATTTACTTACGATTAGGAAGATCTTTCAGGACGGAAGCCCAGCCATATATATATCTTCAGGGCAAGCTTTGACAACTTTCTACAAGAGGTCGACAGTCATTCAGTCACTTAAGAAATATCGACAGTACTACGAAAGTTTACAGAACGCTGCACGAGCTCCGGGAACGGAAGACAAGCATCTCCTAGACTACACTCAGTTTGTTTCTTATGAATCCAGGATATTCCAGAGCCTAATGACCTTCGCTACACACGCCAACACAGAGGTTCGAACAGATGTTGCGACTCTAGCGAAATTAACCCCGGAAATTTCAAGCGGTCGTTGGTCCTCTCTGTTTAAACTCGAACTCGATGTTAGTGAAAATACGACCGTCATAATGAATGAAGAAGACTCCAACTACATGCGAGCCTTCAGCAATCTCACTACGACCGTCGGTGAGGAGTATCTTCATCACGAGGTGGGATGGATCGCATTTCAAGTATTATCGCCCTTTATAAGTAAAGACCTCCTAGAAATCTACTCCGGCGTAAGACATACCGACTCTTTGACCCCAGATCTTGATTTGCAAAGCACGACGAATTGTCTTACTCTTACTGAGTACTTCATGGGATGGGCGACGTATACAAAACTGCTGGGACGCGAAGATGCACGCACAATATGGCAGGACATCAACCACATAGTGGACGACGTTGGCGCCGCTACATTTAGGAGAATCAACAGCAGCGATATGGCGAATGGCTACACTTACGAAGGATCTGAGCTGTGGAAATTATTGAACCGCATGCTAAGGAGCGAAGTGTTATTCGCGAGACCACTGCTTTTGGAAAATACGTTGTCGGACCTCAAATACATGGGACCTGTACTCTCGGAAAATTGGCTCAGAGTCGTCAATGCCTCTGCATGGATGAACAATGCAACAATAGCTGATATAGTGCGTACAAGCTTTATTTCCCACATCGTTTGGAACGACCAGCTGACGTATGATTTCTATAATGTTCAGCGCGGTGAATACCTGTTCCCGCCGTACGCGTTGGTTCTGCCTTTATACGCGCACAGCGTGACGCAGGCCGTGAAATACGCAGCCCTCGGATCGATCGTTGGTGCGGCAGCTCTTCACTTGGCGAACTATTCTTCTCTGAACAGGGACGCCGTGTCTTGTGTAAACGGAACGCTAAAGGGTGAGCAAGACGAATGGCATCTGTGGACAATTGCAGCTTCAGTGCGCGTCGCTTGGGACGCGTTTCACGCAGCTAATGAACGACGCCGGGACTCCAGGCTTGAAGGCTTGTCACAGTACAGCCCGGAGGAAATATTTTTCATGTCCACGTGCTATATCCATTGTGGCCAGCCTGAACAACCCGGATCGGACAGCAGATGCAATGAGCCTTTAAAGCACAACCCAGACTTCTCCAAAGTGTTTGACTGTCGTGTAGGAAGCCTCATGAACCCTGCGAAAAAGTGCCCGTTGTTCCTGGACGAATAG